Proteins from one Streptosporangium becharense genomic window:
- a CDS encoding nicotinamide mononucleotide transporter family protein, whose translation MNWAEAGFEVLGTRVLWTDLVGNLAALSTVLLAIRKSIWTWPVQFTGAILLFVASISAQITGNALKQAMFAGLAVYGWWRWSRGTRDGQDLAVRPATGPERLALTGVMVAGTALVGVLFYVTGLSWGASVPAPEGYLLVAADAYIFVGSAVATWAQGRALVDFWLIWVAVDLVGVPLAFSSGLVVSGAVYGVFFVLVLIGFFNWLKEYRSTTVLTPKEAV comes from the coding sequence GTGAACTGGGCCGAGGCGGGATTCGAGGTCCTCGGGACCCGGGTCCTGTGGACCGACCTGGTCGGCAACCTGGCCGCGCTGTCCACCGTGCTGCTGGCGATCCGCAAGTCGATCTGGACCTGGCCCGTGCAGTTCACCGGGGCGATCCTGCTGTTCGTCGCCTCGATCAGCGCGCAGATCACCGGCAACGCGCTCAAGCAGGCCATGTTCGCCGGGCTGGCCGTCTACGGCTGGTGGCGCTGGTCGCGCGGCACCCGTGACGGGCAGGACCTGGCCGTGCGTCCCGCGACGGGCCCGGAGCGGCTCGCGCTCACCGGCGTCATGGTGGCCGGAACCGCGCTGGTCGGCGTGCTGTTCTACGTCACCGGCCTGTCCTGGGGGGCGAGCGTCCCGGCGCCGGAGGGCTACCTCCTGGTCGCCGCCGACGCCTACATCTTCGTCGGCAGCGCCGTCGCCACCTGGGCTCAGGGCCGCGCGCTGGTCGACTTCTGGCTGATCTGGGTCGCGGTCGACCTGGTGGGCGTCCCACTGGCGTTCAGCTCCGGGCTGGTCGTCTCGGGAGCCGTCTACGGGGTCTTCTTCGTGCTCGTCCTGATCGGATTCTTCAACTGGCTCAAGGAGTACCGGTCGACGACCGTGCTCACCCCCAAGGAGGCCGTGTGA